Below is a window of uncultured Tolumonas sp. DNA.
TCGGAATCTGTGCCAATGTTAAGCCCAGTGGATAACCCGATCCATCGCCGCGTTCATGATGTCCGGATACGACATTACGCATGATCGTGGCCGCGGTGTTCTGATTAAGGCCCAGATCTTCAATCATTTGATCAATCATCAAGACACCAAGCTGAACATGCTTTTTCATGGTGTTCCATTCATCAGCATCTAATTTGCCCGGTTTCAGCAATATTTTGTCTGGAATACCTACTTTGCCGATATCGTGCAACGGTGCAAACAAGTGCAGATATTCAACAAATTCATCGGTCAGTTGATATTTTTCGGCAATACCTTTGGCGATCAGACGGGAATACATCGCCATTCGATCCAAGTGGTTGCCGGTTTCCAGATCCCTGATCCGTGCAAAATCAGTCGCCAGATTGACGGTGTTGAGTAGTGATTTGACGGCGGCTAATTCAACTAAATAGAGATGGGCTGCCAGATCAGCAAATACGTCCAGAAAATGGAGCGTTTCTTGCTGAAATGCATTTGGAGTTTTGGAATCAAAAAATAGAAAGGCCACAAAGTGGCTGCCTTGAAATACAGGAATAGTATAACTACTGAGATAATGTTGTTTTTTCAACCACTCTGTGTGGTCACTGTGTGCGTGAAAAGTATCGTCGATATCCTGAACAATACGGCTTTTGCGTAAATGAATAAGTGTCTGTAATGACGGCACTTCCGACATGTGTGCTTCATAGGCTTTAAGCGGAGAACCGTCAGGGGTACTGCTGACAAAGGTTTTCAACAAGTCTGTTTTTGCGTCATAAAGCGCGATGGCTATCCGATCAATAAACTCATACCGGCCACGAATGATTTCATGCAGATTTTCAAGTCGTTGTGATAGATCGATCTTAGACATTGAGATCGCATCCATCAGTTGATTTGTTTTCGTCTGCATATTTTTTGCTTCCGTCTTTCTTTGCGTTTTAGTGTTTGTAAAGCGTAGCTGATAACGGTTTTTTTACTGTGAGTCGGGTGGTAAAAGACGATAAAGCTTCAAAAGCAAACATCAAAGTTAAGTTTGTTATTTTTATTTGAAATGAGAATTATAATCATTTAGATTCCCATCCTCTAATAATAACCGAACAGGAATTAACATGTTTCCACAGAAGAAACTCGCATTGTTTGTCGGTCTGGTTGTGTCCGGTGGTTATGCCTCTTTGGCTGCGGCTGAGCAAACAGTACCAACAGAATTAGATACTGTTTATGTCACTGGTAATCAGGACGAATCGGCAACAGAAGGGAGTGGTTCCTACACCGTTAAAAGCTCGGATTCAGCGACTAAATTAAAACTGTCGCCCAAGCAGACACCGCAAACGGTCAATACAACCACGCGCACTAAGATGGACGATTTTAGTCAAAATTCGATTAAAGATGTGTTAGCTGGCACCAGTGGTGTCAGTGTGGAGCAGGTGGAAACAGATCGCACGTATTTCACTGCCCGCGGTTTTGATATTACTAACTTTCAGGTTGATGGCGTCGGGTTGCCACTGACGTTTGGTTTGGCCGATGGTGATATCGATACCGCTATTTATGATCATATTGATGTCATTAAGGGTTCGAATGCCTTGCTGAATGGCACGGGTGAGCCCTCAGCGACCGTAAATATGGTTAGAAAACGTCCAACTAGCGAGTTTCAATCCACAGCAACGGGGTCAGTTGGATCATGGAATAACAAACGTATCGAAGGCGATATCTCCGGCCCGATGTCTGAAAATGGTAAATTACGCGGTCGTATGGTGGCGGTTAATCAAAATAAAGATTCGTATCTGGATCTTTACGGCACCGATCAAAAAGTATTTTACGGCATCATGGAAGCGGATCTGACTGATACCACCATGTTGACACTCGGGCTGCATTATCAGAAACATGAAGCGGATAGCCCATTGTGGGGGGCATTGCCGTTGACCTACAGTGATGGCAGTGCAACCAATTATGATGTTTCGAAAACAACTTCAACAGATTGGGCGTATTGGGACACTAAGGAAGAGCGTTCTTTCGTGGAGTTGTCACAAAAATTAGCTAATAACTGGAAAGTGAAAACCTCGCTGACCCACATTGCATCCACTCAGGATTCAAAACTTTTCTATATGTATGGCATGCCTGATAAAACCACGGGTACCGGATTGCATGCTTACCCAAGTACTTATGTTTATGACGGTCAACAAAACCTCATTGATGTTAACGCCAGTGGGCCGTTCCGCATAGGTGGACGGGAACATCAATTGGCTGTTGGTGCCAATATTTCTCACGCGAACATTGTTGAACGTTCTGACTATAGCTCGGCGATAGGGCAGTCAGTGGGCGATTTCTCGCAGTGGAATGGTTTTTTCGCAGAGCCTGATTTCTCTGCATCATCAAATACAGCGGACTACAACGATAAACAATTAACCGCATATAGTGGTGCACGTTTCAGTCTAACCGATGATTTAGCCTGGATTGCGGGTGGTCGTATTACTTCGTGGGAAACCGAAGGCCAGTCCTACGGAGAAGATAAAGCGGCAGCAGAACATGGCAAAGTAACGCCGTATACCGGTGTTGTTTATGATATCAATGCCAACTATGCGGTATATGCCAGTTATGCCGGTATTTTTGCACCACAAAATAAATCCGATAGCAGCGGTGAGCGTTTGAAACCAGTCACCGGTGATAGCTACGAAACTGGGGTGAAAGGTGAATTCTTCGATAAGAAACTTAATACCACGGTAGCCTTGTTTAAAACCAAACAAGATAACATGGCAGAACAAGCAGGCATGAGCGACGGTAAAGCCTATTATACCGGAGTAAATGGGATCCGCAGCCAGGGTTATGAATTCGATATTGCAGGCCAGATCTGGGATGATCTGGAAGCTTCGGGTGGTTTCACGCATGTTGATATCGACAATAGCGATGGCAGTGCGGCTAAAACCTACACCCCGCGTGACACATTTAAACTGGCCGGTACTTACCGTATGAATAAATGGAAGGCTGGGGCTGGGATTTCATGGCAAAGTGACATCTATAGCACAGCGAGCGGGTTTAAAGTCACGCAGGATAGTTATGCATTGCTGAATTTAATGGCGGGGTATGATTTTACCCGTAACCTCAGTGCAACGTTGAATGTCTATAACGTAGCTAACGAAAAATACATTAATAGTCTCTACTGGTCACAAGGCTATTACGGTGCACCACGTAATGCCATGCTCTCTGTCAGCTGGAAACTTTAATTTTGATGCGTCACACCGTCAGTATGTTTACTGGCGGTGTTTAGATCACTTATTTTGCAATAGAACTTTTAATCTCCTACCAAGATCATAAAAATACAAAGAATTCTCAACATTTTGTTAACAAGCTTTGCAAACTGACACCTGACCCATAGAATAGAGTCATACACATAGGAAATGTGCTATATCGTTCTGATGGGGTTGTTAGATGAGAAAAAATAGGTTTTGGTGGCTATTGCCATCAGCAACAGCATTATTGCTAAGTGGCTGTAATATGGCGGTGCTTGATCCGAAAGGCACTATCGGGATAGAGCAAAAATCCCTGATCCTGACGGCTACCTGGTTGATGCTGATCGTTGTAGTACCAGTCATTATCATGACGTTTCTGTTTGCCTGGAAATATCGGGCTTCCAATAAAAACGCTACTTACACGCCAAATTGGTCGCATTCCAATAAAATTGAATTTGTCGTCTGGACAATTCCCTGCATTATCATTGTGTTTTTGGGTATTCTGACCTGGAATACAACGCATAAATTAGATCCGCGTGCACCGCTGGTTTCAGATGCAAAACCTATCGTGATTGAAGCGATTTCTCTGGATTGGAAATGGTTGTTCATCTATCCAGAGCAAGGTATTGCGACCGTCAATGAAATCTCTTTCCCTGCCAATGTGCCTGTGCAGTTTAAAGTCACTTCGGGTTCAGTGATGAACTCTTTCTTCATTCCTCAGTTAGGTAGTCAAATCTACGCGATGGCAGGGATGCAGAATCAAGTGCACTTAATTGCCAATGAAGAGGGCACTTATAAAGGCATTTCTGCCAATTTCAGCGGTAAGGGTTTCTCGGGCATGAAGTTTAATGCCTATGCCACTTCACCAGAGAAATTCGCGCAATGGGTAGCTAAGGTTAAACAGTCGCCACAAAGCTTGCAGCTTGCAGATTATGAGCAATTGGCGAAACCGACAGAGAATAATCCAGTGACTTATTTCTCGACGGTTAAGCCTAACCTCTATCAGGACATTATTAACAAGTTTATGGGTTCGGACTCGCATATGGAAAAACATATGAATGAGGATATGAAGATGAATCAAGCGATGGATATGGAGCAAGCCATGCCTATGCCCGCTCATTCAGGCGCTGGAGAATAAATGATGTTTGGAAAATTAACGCTGGAAGCAATTCCATATCATGAACCCATCATTATGGTGACCGTCGCGGGCATCATTTTGGGTGGCATTCTGACGCTAGCGGCTCTTACTTATTTCAAAAAATGGACTTGGCTGTGGAAAGAATGGCTGACTTCCGTTGATCATAAAAAGATCGGCATGATGTATATCATCGTGGCGATGGTGATGTTACTGCGTGGTTTTGCCGATGCAATCATGATGCGTGCGCAAACCGCTATGGCATCGGCTGGGTCGGAAGGTTTCCTGCCG
It encodes the following:
- the cyoA gene encoding ubiquinol oxidase subunit II translates to MRKNRFWWLLPSATALLLSGCNMAVLDPKGTIGIEQKSLILTATWLMLIVVVPVIIMTFLFAWKYRASNKNATYTPNWSHSNKIEFVVWTIPCIIIVFLGILTWNTTHKLDPRAPLVSDAKPIVIEAISLDWKWLFIYPEQGIATVNEISFPANVPVQFKVTSGSVMNSFFIPQLGSQIYAMAGMQNQVHLIANEEGTYKGISANFSGKGFSGMKFNAYATSPEKFAQWVAKVKQSPQSLQLADYEQLAKPTENNPVTYFSTVKPNLYQDIINKFMGSDSHMEKHMNEDMKMNQAMDMEQAMPMPAHSGAGE
- a CDS encoding TonB-dependent siderophore receptor produces the protein MFPQKKLALFVGLVVSGGYASLAAAEQTVPTELDTVYVTGNQDESATEGSGSYTVKSSDSATKLKLSPKQTPQTVNTTTRTKMDDFSQNSIKDVLAGTSGVSVEQVETDRTYFTARGFDITNFQVDGVGLPLTFGLADGDIDTAIYDHIDVIKGSNALLNGTGEPSATVNMVRKRPTSEFQSTATGSVGSWNNKRIEGDISGPMSENGKLRGRMVAVNQNKDSYLDLYGTDQKVFYGIMEADLTDTTMLTLGLHYQKHEADSPLWGALPLTYSDGSATNYDVSKTTSTDWAYWDTKEERSFVELSQKLANNWKVKTSLTHIASTQDSKLFYMYGMPDKTTGTGLHAYPSTYVYDGQQNLIDVNASGPFRIGGREHQLAVGANISHANIVERSDYSSAIGQSVGDFSQWNGFFAEPDFSASSNTADYNDKQLTAYSGARFSLTDDLAWIAGGRITSWETEGQSYGEDKAAAEHGKVTPYTGVVYDINANYAVYASYAGIFAPQNKSDSSGERLKPVTGDSYETGVKGEFFDKKLNTTVALFKTKQDNMAEQAGMSDGKAYYTGVNGIRSQGYEFDIAGQIWDDLEASGGFTHVDIDNSDGSAAKTYTPRDTFKLAGTYRMNKWKAGAGISWQSDIYSTASGFKVTQDSYALLNLMAGYDFTRNLSATLNVYNVANEKYINSLYWSQGYYGAPRNAMLSVSWKL
- a CDS encoding HD domain-containing phosphohydrolase codes for the protein MQTKTNQLMDAISMSKIDLSQRLENLHEIIRGRYEFIDRIAIALYDAKTDLLKTFVSSTPDGSPLKAYEAHMSEVPSLQTLIHLRKSRIVQDIDDTFHAHSDHTEWLKKQHYLSSYTIPVFQGSHFVAFLFFDSKTPNAFQQETLHFLDVFADLAAHLYLVELAAVKSLLNTVNLATDFARIRDLETGNHLDRMAMYSRLIAKGIAEKYQLTDEFVEYLHLFAPLHDIGKVGIPDKILLKPGKLDADEWNTMKKHVQLGVLMIDQMIEDLGLNQNTAATIMRNVVSGHHERGDGSGYPLGLTLAQIPIESRIIAIADVYDALSTSRPYKKAWSEEDVIAELHKEVAAGRLDADCVTALLNATEERLQIQTQFADPI